The genomic stretch TTTAGCATGTTTTAGTTGTTTTCAGCTTAATTTCAGTAAGCTCAAGAGGATAGTTTGTTGAAACAACTTATAGTGTATATGAAATCAATTTGACTATATTTTCTCTTTTGTTATTTTAATAGTTTATACATTAGCAACTATAGGATAAATGTGCTAAATTGATATGTTAACCTAAACATGCCCTTTATTTCATATTTGGTTATGGATCTGGACTGGTGCATTTGATTACACTCTGAGATTAGACACTGAAATGCAAATACTATTATGGGAAGCATTTCAGATTGAAAAAATGATTTAGGATTTGCAATGCACATTTCAGATTCACAAAATGATTTAGGATTTGCATTTAGGATTTGCTTTTAGGATTTGCTTAATTGATGGCTTTTGGGCTGGGTAGTTCAGACCAGTAGCCTTGTTTATTAGTGGACATGCTAAATTGAAGCACACAGTAGCCTTGTTTATTAGTGGACATGCTAAATTGAAGCACATATTGTCTCTATTCATATGACTTCAGATTACTGATGAAAACCAGATTAGAATCATCAACAGACTTCTCTTATTGTTCATTATATTTAAGATTTTACATATTTAAAATTGTAGATAGTTAATTGTAAAGTTACTTTTGTAATTCTCCTGAGCTTTTGTTGTTTGATTTGTTGTCAGCGTTCAAGAAGGTTATGTTCTGTTTTCAGTCGAAAGTTTAAGTGATGTTGGCATGCAGCAGTAGATGTTTTGAGAGGCTGACTAGAACTGTTTGCCCGAGTTTTGCTTATTCTATTCAGATACTTGTTAAGCACAGCTTTGATAAAAAAGTGTATTGTAATTTGGCGTCAGAATTGTAAACTGTTGTTAAATATAAATTGTTAACTATTAGAACCGTTAATGTTTTATTTTCTACTTATTTACAAGTTCGATTTATGAAGAGGGATTCCTATATTACATAATGTCGCCAAGTGAAAAAACTGCAAAATGCATTTTATCCAAAATTTGTGTGGTGTTTGGATCCAAGTAATAAAAGCTTATTTCAAGCCCTCTTAAAAAAGGCTTGATGCAATCTACCAATTGAGCTTAGGCTCTTGGGTACGCTGAGATATTCAGTATTTAAAGAATTCTACTTGGTTGCATTTATATTCAACTTATCACAGCAACATGCGTTCATTGCTACATACGAGAGCAACCATTAGCTTCTGTTATGTACACATAATTTTGCCAAGTAGGGGATGAGAGAAAAATCTATTATGATTATTTTTGTTGAAAATGATAAATgaatatttaatattaatatattttttaattttcaaaatattatGCCAATTTTGATAAATGAATAGTATGGATAATGCTAACCTGTGCCGTAAtattgaaaaaatatttttttaattttgagATATTATGACgatatgaaaaaaaaattgaaaaattgatCTCAATCCTTCAAAATCTCCAAAATCATTCTTGAATACATTTTTGAGTTCATCTATATTATGAGACTTTGTATTATAAAAAAAGTAAACTTCCTCCATTAAAATTGGGTGGACTATTCCTCTTTCCATTTCTATTGTTCGATTATCCCTATTGTTGCTGATATTTTTCTTCAAATAAGAGAAGCAAATGATTTCAAAGAAATAATGAAATGGGTTCGAGCTTGATGAACCCAAAAGCAAAAGGAAAATCTAGTTTGGTCAATGAAAATGAGACATATTGAAAACAAGAATGACATATATTGACCATCAGAATTGATAGATTAATTAAGGTTTTAAAGGGGATAACATTTTATAATAAGCATTGTTATTTTACTAATAGGACACAATAAGCATTGATAAGCCATGTAGCTTTTTACAATGACGAAAATTTAGTAATAAAAAAGTGCAATGTATTTTGTATATAATCTAAATTGGGAGACACTTCACCAACATAAAGCATACCTTAAAAGAATTGGAGACCCTTCGCCAACATAAAGCCTGCCTGAAAggagaaaaaaaaaagagtccTACTTAAAAAAACACATTTTGTTATTGATTCTTGAGTTCATCTTTTGAATCCACAATGCACTTCTTTTTAAAGGTATACTATACTTTCCATTCAATGAAAGGAATCCAATGTCATTTTTGTATCAAATATGATAACTAACTAAGACAGTGAAAATCAATAAAGGAAGGACTTATAAGTTAATATGGACATGTTAGGTCTAATTATCTTCAAATATGGgggaaaatatatatatttttataataaaGTTAATATCACTAAGTCATTTTCCTATTTCCTCActaatcaattttttttatacATCACTAATCAACCTTTAAGTCAACAAAATTCACGAGTCATGTCCAtatgttaattttttttaaagaataaATTATAATGGTTAAATCACAATGTTTGAAATAAATTTATAATGAATATATGAAATGtttaatgaaaatataaaataTGTATTAATACTCCGCCGCGAAGATAAACAATTTTCATAATATTATCTGTCGTAAACAGCAAACAAAGATCGATGAtaaaaaacaatgatatttttcaataATAGTAAaaattagattattattattttaaaataataaaggtaaattaaaaatgaataataatttttttgtgtagattttttttataataaCGTAATATTATATTTTAGCAATTTTACTAAGTTATTTATGATATAAATATATAGTGAAACCATTATATTTGTCATAACTCAAGAAATAAGATGAATGATAAATAATAACATGCCACTTCCACAGTGTATTTATGGATAAAGGGCGAGTTTGACAAAATTACAATAATATAAACGGTTAATTTAATATTTGTCAAAATTATTTATTTAcatttatatattaatataaataaattattgatatttataaattaataattaaatagaaaaattataataatattataatttTGTTAGAGTCATAAATAATAAATTTAACAAAATTGCAATGGTTGAATATGATTTAACCGATTTCAATGTTACTAAAAATATTAGTACTAGGTGATTTTGATGAGAAAATAAAGGAGAGATATTCATCTTCATTCAACAAAACCTCGCACATACAATAAATGAACTCTCTAACACAAAGAtcaaagaaaataaaaatagttTAAAACACCAAAACAACATTGTTATAATTTTTAAAGGGAAATCTAAAGAAGATCCTAAGAAATGTGGTTTCTCTTATAACACGTCATTTCAAACCACTTTTCaactatcatcatcatcataatcatAAATCTTAACATCTCATAGTAACTAATGAAGAAATCTTGCACCATCTCTAGTCTTTCTTTTTCTTCAACAATCTCATTTCTCTAGTAGGTGTCTCTTGGTGCACTGCATTTGAAACATTCCATTCTGCTTGCAAAGTTGTGCTCATTGCATCCTAATCTGTTCAAACCAAAAAAATAATCATGTTTCCTTAGTTCGTTACAAAAATCAAGAAAGAAAAATCATCTAAGTTAAATCAATATATGATATCAAAGTTTATCTATTTGAGTCCGTCACAGTCACACAGACTAAATATATTACGCGAGAGATTTTACCTGTTACAAATCCAGTCTCCGGATTTCCATCCAGGTCTAGTACTTCCACCAAAGCCTCTTGAAAGCAAAATATCAGCACTATTGTTGTATCCTCCACCAGCTAATTCATCTTTGAAAGCACCACATTTGAAGCAACTCAAACGACTAGCAAAATTGTGTGCACCACAATTACCAGCACCGCAATACCAATCGCCTAGACGAACATCAGAACCACTTAATCCAAATGAAGATCCTCCTCTAATTCCTCCAAACACTGATCCATAATCAACTCGATCTCCGTATTTCGAATCGCCACATCTTTGACACGATTCGCGCCTTTGGAAATTCATGTGTTGGCATGACCTGCAGTTCCAATCTCCTGGCCTACTCATGTTTAGAACTTCTCCGCAAATGACTGTTGCATTCAACAAATAACTCCATTAGGAAACACTTTATATAGTGATTTTTTCGAACAAACTTTGTGACTTTTCGTATCAATGTGGAAGTTATAAATAAAATTGTCGCATTCGTGTGACATGGTTTGTCACATCAAGAATTTTGATGCGTCAGTGATACTAATTAAGGTTATATTTGTCGTTTTTTACAATATAGATTGTCACGTGTGTGCTGCGATTATAAGTTAAGACTCgattttttaatttaaataaataaaattttattttaacaAAACTTGATATTTTCCCTACATAATCATTAGGTCATTATTTTACAAATGCACAAGAGTTTATGAATATAGTCCTAGGTACTAACTATAGCTTGTTAGCTAGAATTTTGCATATTATATAATaagaaaaaatatataaaaatgtTAAGGATTAGCTTCTTTGAAAGCTAAAAAAAATGGTGAGAGTGAAAGAAAAATGAGAAATGAAAAAACAAAGACTAACCTCAAGAAAAGAAAGTAAGTTGAAGTATTAGAGATAGAGAGGGTCAAGAGTATAAATTGATGATGAAATGTGAGGATAGGCATGGTTTATATAGTAGGATAGAGCACATAAAGAAGAGAATaaatggagggaaaagagaaTATTGTAGTACTTTTTAGTGTTGTTTAAGTGACAACCTTGATAAATGGAATCAATGAAAATTTAAAGGAGAGAAAAAGAGATAAAGGAAATTCGTGCTTCAATTCCAAAGAGAGGTTACTTTGAATTTTGAATATTACTTTGGCAATGTGGGCTACaacttcatttttattttttgttttattgGTATGCTAGCTAATGGATGCAAAGTGCATATTGGATAATAATTTGTCATTCAAAATTGGATACAAGTAAGGGAAGAGAGTGGGAAGTGGTAGGGCTAGTATGGATTTGAATTGAGTATCTCCACCTTAGGATGCTTAAAACATTTTTATTGTTAGcacaaaataaaaataaaaaatcaaagGATTGTTTTTTTAAATGATAACAAGTTTTCTAAAAATCATCATGTTAAGGAATTTGAGCTTCCGAAATCCAACTCAATTAAATTTTAGGTAAAAAAACATGTTAAGAATCTTAATATAGAAATTCTATTTTATATAGAATTTGAGTATGTTAATTTGTATCGGTAAACAATGATTCATGTAAGAATTCGGGGAAAGGATCATACTTCGTATTGTGGAAACTCCATCTCGATCGAGTCACTAAAATATTTTTATGcgtctatatatatatatatatatatatatatatatatatatatatatatatatatatatatatatatatatatatatatatatatatatatatatatatatattgtacATAATACGCATATAAATTTcttttaaatataatttttattataatattataATGTTATATTTGTTTTAAgattaaattttttatttattaattatttgattaaaaataataaaaaatttagtTATTTTTTCATGCTGATCAAATGATCGCGTATGGGTGCCTAGGGTTATATAGGGATGAAGAAGGGGAGGGGTCGAGAGTACTCCTTCCCCGTCCTATTAACATCTCTAATTCAattttttgaaagtttgaaaattgatatttttaatgcaatctttttaaattatttttcaaatttcttaaaaatacttctcagtaaaaaaattatttttctttaATTATTTATTCAACAGTCTTAGGGTGAAATAAATTCTCTACAATGATTTCAATGATTCAGGTCTCAAGATCCTAAGATCTCGAGATTCTATTTTGGTTGTGAGATATTTGTGTTAAGTTCAAGTGAGAGTGATTAGCCTCACATCGACAATGAATAAGATGAATCTCAGATACATGAAAATATGTAACTCCCATATCCAATACATTAATATTTTGAATGTAGACACGGTGTCTGCATTTCTTATAGCATTGTATCGTTGATCATTATTACTCCCTGAATCCTCAAATAATGGTATTAGAGCTCTGATTGGATTAAGTTGATATTAGAGAGCCGATATGGATATTGAATCTGTTAGAGCCAGTTTGGCTCAGATACAACATTGTCTACATAAGGTTTTGATGGTAAAAAATAACAACAAAGGGATGTGTCTGGCCGTCTCCTCTGGAAATTAGTTTCTCTTCAAGATTAATAAAGAGTTGCACCCTATTTAGTAGTTCTTTCAGATTATGGGCCTCCTTGTGCCCTAACTTCTCCCAGAAGGAGCTATCCTACTTCAAAATGTTCTAAAAAATCCAGCATTTGAGGCTCTTGTCGGAGCCTCCCACTTTTACGATCACTTGCGTGAAGCGGTCGATATATGACTACATACTCTCCTTATTCCCCTATGTAATTCCACTGAGGATGGATATTGTCACAAGTTGCCTTTTTTGGGCAGTGAAGCAAGCATTGAAGTTCTCACACAAATCAGTCGATGAAAGAGAGTATGCAACTCAAATTGAGGAAATTAGAGATGTGAGAATCTAAGATTCAGAGTTGATCTATGATTAGACCGGATCAAGAACAGAGATATGCAGCTCAAATTGAGGAAATTAGAATTTCTAGATTGAGGATGCTTTGGTTCATTGAATTGAGAGATGAATGTTCAAACATGCAAAACGAGGGAATCAAATGTTGATTCCCACATATGAGGTCAATGTTCTGTGAGAGAACCATAATTGATTTGTGAATAGAAGTTGCAGATGACAACTATGGACTTGAGAGTAAGATGTGTCAATGAAGTTTGAATTCGAATTGGACCTAGGTAATGACACATTCATTTATTGTATAGTAGGGTGGTTATAACATCTTGTTAATCTTTAGACGTGGAATAGGAATATCCATCTAATTGATATTAGACTAAGATCACATACACTCTAGACTAGGATATCGTACATGCTTCGTGAGTAACACAATGGATTAGTGTATTTTCCGCGCCATGGCTTTTTAGCCTTCTGGATGGCCTAGAACACTTACTAATAAGGCTGCTGAGATTGGGTGCATCACTAGTTACAAGGTACATAAAGCACTTCGCTTTAAAATTTTCAATTTATGGATGACACAATATTCCTAACCGAAGGAAATTGGGAAATTTTATGGTGTTTCAAAATATATTCTAAGAAGTTTTGAATTGCTCTAGGGTTTAAAGGTAAACGTACAATTTTGAAAGACTCAATGCGAATGACAACACATTTACATCCCCGACAACACACTTTTACCTATCCTTGAGAATAGGTTACCTTTTGTTTATGCTCCGTTGTAGACCTCCTATCATCTATATCACTAGCATAGTCTAAATCAACATATCCTATAACTAAAGGATCACCTTGTTTACTACTAAACATGATACCATAACTTATAGTACCCTTCAAGTACATGAAAATCCACTTGATTTCTTCTCAACGACGCTTTACTTATTTATACACAAACTTACACACTTGACTTATAACTTGTACAATATATGGTCTAGTGCAAACATATAATACATTAAACAACTAACAAAACCTTTGACATATACACAATTCTTGCATCTATCTTTAGACACTGATCCAATGAGAGCTTAAAGTGATTCACCAATGGAGTACTCATAACCTTCAAATTACTCATGTCAAACTTGTCTAACATATTTTCAATATAGATTTCTTGAGAGAGCCATAATTTTCTAGCAATCTTATCTCTGTGAATTTCCATAGCAAGAATCTTCTTAGCATCACCTAAGTCTTTCATGTCAAACTCCTTTCTCAACATGATTTTTAGCTCATTTACATCATTTAAATGATTAGAAGCAATCAACATATCTTTAACAAATAGTAATAGGAAAGCAAAATAGCAATCATAAAGGCTCATAACATAAACAAAACACTCATACTCACTCCTTAAACAACCAATCTTAAGCATGTATGAATCAAAACGTGTGTACTATTGCTTTGGAGATTTCTATAGACCATACAAATACCTCTTCAATTTATAAAGTAGGTTGCCATGTCCAGTGTCTATGAACCCCCTAGATGCTCCATATAAATTTCCTCATATAGATTACCATGAAAAAATGACGTCTTCACACCCATCTACTCTAAATGCATGTATGGCTAGCTACCAAGGCTAACACTGCCTTGATAGAAGTATATTTGACTATGGAGAGAAAACATCATCATAGTCAATCCCCTTATGTTGTGAGTACCCCTTTTCTACAAGAGGATCCTTGAACGTTTCCCATTGTTTTTCTGTTAATGCCGGTTTGTTGTTGAACACCCACTTACAACCGATGACCATTTTTCTCTTAAGAAGATGAACAAGCTCCCATGTCATATTTTTCTTCAAGGACTTCATCTCATCCACCATTCTACCCATATACTTATCTTTCTTCTGGATAGCTATAGCCTTGGTAAAAGTAGAAGGATTTCCAAAACTAGTAAGAAGTGGATAAGCTATCAAGTCTTCATACCCATATCTTTCTAGTGGCTTGGTTTAACGATTCTATTTGTCACATATAAGAATATAATCTTGGACTCCACCTCAAACTTCAGGCTCGTGGTTATTTTTAGTATCAGAGTCTAGTTTCTCCTGTGGTTCATGCACTACCTGCATATTCTTCACTAGTGAGGGATCAACATCCACCTGAATCACTTATTTTCCAAAAGTTTATGCTTCAAATGCTGATACATTTGTTGCAACTAACCTCTTCAACATTAACTACTTATTAAAAACAAAAACTCTTATAATTACCATCTTCTTTTTAATTGGATCCCATAACTTGAACCCCTTCACACCTTTTGTGTAACCGACAAAGACACACTTCTTTGACATTGGATCAAGTTTGGATCAATCTTCACTAGATATATGCACATATGCAACACATCCAGAAGTCCTTAAATTATCAAGGATAAGATAAGGTAGTTCGTGGTGACCAGTTGATAAGATAACACGCCATGTTAACTCTCTCTGCCCATTAACCTTTTGATTGTCCAACATTTAACAAGATACATATTACTCTTTTAGTTAGAGACATATTCATTCTCTTTGCCATACCACTTTGTTATGGTGTCTTGCAAACTGAGAAATGTATTTAAATACTTTGTTCTTCAAATAACCTCCTAAATTTCATATAAGTGTACTCTGTCCCATTATCTGACCGTAAATACTTGACTTTTCTACCTATTTGATTCTCTACTCTATCTTCCATAACTTGAATTTCGTAAAGACTTCAGATTCACgtttcaagaaataaacccaaACCTTACGAGAAAAATCATTTGCGAAAGTCACAAAATACCTAGAACCACCCATGGAAACCTCTTTGGTAAGGCCCCACACGTCAGAATTCACATAGTCTAAAATTCCCTTTGTTTTGTGCTTTTCGGTCTTGAACCAAACACGACATTGTTTTCCAAGTATACAGTACTTTCACAGTTCCAACTTGAAACTACGGACACCCTTCAATAGATTCCTTTTATGAAGTTCCATCATCCCACACTCAGTGAGATAACCCAGACGCATATGCTTGAGTTTGGTTCAATCATTATCAGACTCAATTGATGCAACATCACCTACAATAATGTTTCCCAAAAATTTGTAGATGTTACCTGCAACCTTCATTGCTCTCATCACAGTCAATACACCTTTGTTAACTTTCATTATGTCCCTATATCCATCATACTTGTAGGAGAAACCATTTTCCTATAGAGTACCTAGGGAAATCGCGTTCTTTCTCAATTCTGGAATATATCTGACTTCGTTCAATGATCACACACCACAATCGCCCATGACAAttttaatttatcccattttagTGATAGTGCATGTTTTATCATCACCTAGATAAACAAATCTAAAATTTCGTGACCTGAATGTAGTAAACCATTCCCGATGCAGCGTCATATGGTAAGAACAACCAAACTCAAGGATCCACACACTTATGCACTTGCTGAATGAAACACACAATATATCTGCTTCAGTGCCAAAATCATTGATTTGAACCACATTTGTAAAACTGAATGAGTCCAATTTTCTGTTTAGACATGCCCTATttcaattctcaatatttttgCAACTATAACATTAAGTTATTTATGATTCTTAGAATTAAGCCTCTTCTTTCTAGAACCTATATTACCCTTGTTCCACCCACGATCTTGGTCCTCTTTCACATACAAACCGTCACCTTGAGTTCCTTTATATACACTTTGTCTCATTTAAGAATGAGACATAAGTGTATTAGTAATCACATCAAGACTAATAGTGTTTTTCCTGTAGGTAAGAGTAGTCACCAAGTGGTCATATAAACACGGTAACGAGAAGAGCGCAATAATTGCCTTATATTCATCATAAATCTTCACCCCAAGCCTCACTAGATCGAGATTATGTTATTGAAAACATTTATATGTTGTTACTGAAAGGAAACCGTGATATAAATGCAGCGGAAAACTAAAATTTTCCTTAAGTATATCCTTACGAATGATCATGATCAAAGATAGAAACAGTTAACTCTGGTGACGATTAACACTTTTGATGCATAATCAGATGAACGATCATGAGCTTTAAACGAAGAACGATGCCTCAACTCAGTACACACGAACAAATTTCCTTTAATAGCAGTGTTATTTGATACGAATGAAGAccttgagagagagagagagagagagagagagagagagagagagagagagagagagagagagagagagaatacaGTTAGGGTTCAAAACcaaatttcatcaagtgaaaaAGCTTATACACAatggttctatttatagaaccacttgtgtagTCTGCAATCTaaaaaagtccacttaagtgtacTGCACCTTATGGTGTACTGTATTTCACTTAAGTGCACGATACCTTATAGTATTCCATATTCCGCTTAAGTTaattgtaccttacgatgttctacaactcacttaagcgcaccgtaccttacagtgttctGTAATTCTCTTAAATACATCATACCTCACGACGTTCCTTATTTCATTCTATCTCCCATCAATCTGTCCTTATGTGTGTGACTCTATAGGTTCTCGTGACGTCGATAATTATACTAAATCACACATTTAGTATAAAATAAACAGTGAGtagtatctagcaacacatcattattttccaagtcacaaaaatgtcatgtgatatgacgAAATTTTTCTGTGATAATGTTTGTGTATACAATTATCCTTTTTTCTTCATGCCTGTATTAAACACAATgcatagaccgtgtcacccttgtctACCAATAATTATCTATCCATAATTATCAATATTATGAGTTATACTCAACAACTCGTAATAATCTCAACAATATAAACTACACTCAACATCTCATAATAATCTCAACAATATAAGTCATAGTCAACAACATGAAGAAATTCaattttttcttaaaaaatagTTATAAAATCATCATTAATATAACTTTGAATTAATGATAATTTTTTTtatcttattttattttgtttttgtgtttttaCAAATCTGATGGAGTCATATAAAATTAATGCCAATTATCTTGCAACATGATTAAACTCACAAGTTCTAAAGATAATTAACATCAACAAAAAAAGAGTATCAATTAATATTATTTTAGAACTTTGTCACACTATGATATCGTTTGCACTAAATTAACATACACTTTATCATGGTCTTCTATAGCAACAAGCAAGCTGGCCAAGTCAAAAACTCAAAGCCAACAAAAAAAGCATGTAACCTAATAACACAACATAAAATGTCCAAAGATCTCATCAATCAAAGAAACCATAAACCTATAAAGGTTCCCTTTGACCACACCATTTTGGTTTATATGAATCAAATTAATTCGAATTTTAGACCCACAAGCAAAATCCATGTATAGGACAAAAATAAATATTAACTGTATGAAAGAAAAATGTTGTCAGTGCATTATTGGTGAATGGAGAATCCAAGTCAGCAAATTATGAAGATTCGTACCATTAAAATCATATAAAGTGACCCTACAAGTTATCACAATAACATTCATGAGGAATCCATGTCACTTTCATGTCAATTACTCTTTGGGAATCCACAGAATTTTGACGGTCAATTTTGTAGGAAAATAGTTTCTGCTTTACATGCAATTTGAATATTCTTTTATTCCTATTTTCTGCTTTACATATACTATTTGAATCTGTTCATTTATATGTTATATGTTTCATTTAATGTGAGCCTTTTAATTCATATACATGAGATATCAAATTATTCACTCTCATGTGTAAAAACTATTTCGGTCTA from Lathyrus oleraceus cultivar Zhongwan6 chromosome 7, CAAS_Psat_ZW6_1.0, whole genome shotgun sequence encodes the following:
- the LOC127107605 gene encoding uncharacterized protein LOC127107605, translated to MSRPGDWNCRSCQHMNFQRRESCQRCGDSKYGDRVDYGSVFGGIRGGSSFGLSGSDVRLGDWYCGAGNCGAHNFASRLSCFKCGAFKDELAGGGYNNSADILLSRGFGGSTRPGWKSGDWICNRLGCNEHNFASRMECFKCSAPRDTY